In the Vitis vinifera cultivar Pinot Noir 40024 chromosome 2, ASM3070453v1 genome, one interval contains:
- the LOC100267763 gene encoding probable xyloglucan endotransglucosylase/hydrolase protein 30, translated as MGQLPVIRNFSLFFFFFVSFFCAASSFNLSVISFDQGYTHLFGEGNLVRSSDGRSVRLLLDRYTGSGFISANLYNHGFFSANIKLPSEYTAGVVVAFYTSNGDVFEKTHDELDFEFLGNVKGKPWRFQTNVYGNGSTSRGREERYRLWFDPSKEFHRYSILWTAKNIIFYVDEVPIREVIRNEAMGGDYPSKPMALYATIWDASNWATSGGKYKVDYNYAPFVSEFSDFVLDGCPADPLQLASAGGCSDKDAELESNDYSAITPLRRISMRKFRQKYMYYSYCYDTLRYATPLPECVIIPSEKRRFKDTGRLKFGGSHKKSSKRRSRVPVATTTSDRQAAA; from the exons atgggtcAGCTTCCAGTAATACGcaatttctctctcttcttcttcttcttcgtctcTTTCTTCTGCGCGGCCTCCTCCTTCAACCTCTCCGTCATCTCGTTTGATCAGGGCTACACCCACCTTTTCGGGGAAGGCAACCTCGTCCGCTCCTCCGACGGCAGAAGCGTCCGCCTCCTCCTCGACCGTTACACCG GGTCTGGTTTTATATCGGCCAACCTGTACAACCACGGATTCTTCAGCGCGAACATCAAGCTGCCGTCGGAGTACACGGCCGGCGTGGTGGTAGCTTTCTAT ACATCGAATGGAGACGTGTTCGAGAAGACGCACGATGAACTGGACTTTGAGTTCTTGGGGAACGTAAAAGGGAAGCCATGGAGGTTTCAGACGAACGTGTACGGAAATGGGAGCACAAGCCGTGGAAGGGAAGAGAGGTATCGGCTTTGGTTCGATCCAAGCAAGGAGTTTCATAGATATAGCATTCTCTGGACGGCCAAGAACATCAT ATTTTATGTTGATGAAGTTCCCATAAGAGAGGTGATTCGCAACGAGGCGATGGGTGGCGACTACCCATCAAAGCCAATGGCATTGTACGCGACCATATGGGATGCCTCCAACTGGGCCACTTCAGGTGGCAAATACAAAGTGGACTACAACTACGCGCCCTTCGTCTCTGAATTCTCCGATTTCGTGCTCGATGGCTGCCCTGCTGATCCACTTCAGCTAGCATCCGCCGGCGGCTGCTCCGACAAGGACGCTGAGCTCGAGAGCAATGACTATTCCGCCATCACCCCACTTCGTCGCATCTCCATGCGCAAGTTCCGCCAAAAGTACATGTACTATTCCTACTGCTACGACACCCTGCGCTACGCTACTCCCCTACCGGAGTGTGTCATCATCCCTTCCGAGAAACGTCGGTTCAAGGACACTGGGCGCTTGAAGTTTGGAGGCAGCCACAAGAAGAGCTCCAAGCGGAGGTCCCGGGTGCCGGTTGCCACCACCACCTCAGACCGCCAGGCTGCTGCATAA